A window from Esox lucius isolate fEsoLuc1 chromosome 16, fEsoLuc1.pri, whole genome shotgun sequence encodes these proteins:
- the zgc:152951 gene encoding LOW QUALITY PROTEIN: uncharacterized protein zgc:152951 (The sequence of the model RefSeq protein was modified relative to this genomic sequence to represent the inferred CDS: inserted 3 bases in 2 codons): MSSIWKYSTVTAVEKGGGPTLHDKMGDTEGMVLGRVVVYSVMGCPHCVQAKNSLGQLRLPVCAVDMGEHPELWGRVNELTGQTTVPQIFFNSVHVGGGDDLQKLAPEELERLVRLVREEAVPADGPPLPQENQSPGSDTVGGVNGEFMCDRDLLGDVVQEFKWSSVIGCQWSGLSMCRNSFTGAXGWLQKDRGIERSKACETGQLLLDRKYMVGMAEKGKREEFEVSDSLYRLMEHXHSALNAGQTAACSPLKAAELSVILRDMILKLFSEYLSTDGKSVDYKAMSLSPVFEHYCELAVQLQRVELLSLTREEKLAFFINTYNALVIHGNLRLGAPTNMWQRYRFFNYVSYLIGGEVFTLQDIENGVLRGNRKGVAQLLRPFSKTDPRLQVALPDAEPLVHFALNCGAKGCPPIKTYTPQDVDSQLRTAAEAFLEDDGGCMVDSEKGEVRLSQIFKWYKADFGGTDEKLLNWILEHMGKSPKRSSLQSVLSSGKIKVSYLPYDWSTNNSH, from the exons ATGGGGGACACTGAGGGCATGGTGCTGGGCAGGGTGGTCGTCTACTCTGTGATGGGCTGTCCCCATTGTGTGCAGGCGAAGAACAGCCTTGGTCAGCTGAGGCTGCCTGTTTGTGCTGTGGACATGGGAGAACACCCAGAGCTCTGGGGGAGGGTTAACGAGCTGACCGGACAAACCACAGTTCCTCAGATCTTCTTCAACAGTGTCCACGTTGGGGGGGGCGATGACTTACAGAAATTG GCTCCAGAGGAGTTGGAGCGCCTAGTGCGCCTGGTGAGGGAGGAGGCTGTCCCAGCAGATGGCCCACCCCTGCCACAGGAGAACCAATCACCTGGCTCAGACACGGTTGGAGGTGTTAATGGAG AA TTTATGTGTGACAGGGATTTATTAGGGGATGTGGTACAGGAGTTCAAGTGGAGCAGTGTGATTGGATGTCAGTGGAGTGGACTGAGCATGTGCAGAAACAGCTTCACAGGAGC CGGCTGGCTGCAGAAGGACAGGGGCATAG AGCGAAGTAAGGCTTGTGAGACTGGACAGTTGTTACTGGACAGGAAGTACATGGTGGGCATGGCTGAGAAAGGGAAGAGGGAGGAGTTTGAAGTGAGTGACAGTCTGTACAGGCTGATGGAAC CACACTCTGCCCTGAATGCAGGACAGACTGCTGCATGCTCCCCTTTAAAGG CTGCAGAGTTGTCAGTCATTCTGAGGGATATGATCCTGAAGTTGTTTTCGGAGTATCTCTCCACTGATGGAAAG AGTGTGGATTACAAGGCAATGTCCCTGAGCCCGGTGTTTGAGCACTACTGCGAGCTGGCAGTGCAGCTACAGAGAGTAGAGCTGCTGTCTCTGACCAGAGAGGAGAAACTAGCCTTCTTCATCAACACCTATAATGCTCTGGTGATCCACGGAAACCTCCGACTGGGAGCCCCCACCAACATGTGGCAGCGTTACAGG TTCTTTAACTATGTAAGCTACCTGATTGGAGGAGAGGTGTTCACACTGCAGGACATAGAGAACGGAGTTCTAAGGGGGAACAGAAAGGGTGTCGCACAGCTTCTCAGACCCTTCTCTAAGACTGACCCTCGCCTACAG GTGGCTCTCCCAGACGCTGAGCCCCTGGTCCACTTCGCCCTGAACTGTGGCGCTAAGGGCTGTCCACCCATCAAAACTTACACTCCACAG GACGTCGACAGTCAGCTGCGCACTGCAGCAGAGGCCTTTCTGGAGGACGACGGCGGCTGTATGGTGGATTCTGAAAAGGGAGAAGTCCGTCTCAGCCAGATTTTCAAGTGGTACAAGGCAGACTTTGGAGGCACGGACGAAAAG CTGCTGAACTGGATCCTGGAGCACATGGGGAAGTCGCCCAAGAGGTCCAGCCTGCAGAGTGTCCTCTCCTCTGGGAAGATCAAAGTCAGCTACCTGCCCTACGACTGGAGCACTAACAACTCTCACTGA
- the LOC105016401 gene encoding uncharacterized protein LOC105016401 isoform X2 encodes MADGESDLETDRLELELETLYIYSNDNCSVQSKEYCYEFCKLVEEHTERLQVPLPQLKVLRTALTCFTRATSAYPDDCQHVCYALSSLALSFFELMLFFGKEEFQEAPLKDILASFQACHHRLLRHRNIYLLQVRQVIKDGGPWERPTLQAILKDTGITQTEVEKYLSSEKPVFFELRVRYLQACERVQEAMALAKSCLEHPVVGRHLFFHQAYLTCLYKASLHEHLNKEIAELDGRDAVEIICNTESQEKDELLLSLCKAFLSQQLHNGDMYYIWDLVFLWSRLYLRAHPSKQSFLFECRQLMLSAINARAIFPFIKVITAEMGSEGVPLCVELCATALQTDLQSDPVTRCLLCKAIAFLLPSDLEVCRLCALLVFCLERSVEAYKTVYLLYTHPDEEPHHTPVRTNIRFYVLQVLKEGLFFDPEFWNLLTLRTHCLELITDKAMRDALNELREEEEWEQVEEEWIPSYWMEEETCRIHTDSPHLHVNANTALESCKTTDPAPGEGEGGDLPVRRRKKRRWMRRTRCRSDVDCADDPDINLSVKHNHSFENSVKPPANRQREYLARHVKNKILKRRGRKPRWLLLEVTRQTENKSQRGTRVKGREGMRLRGPPGIEERRDGGEDKSEREVVKGEGEKRGRKKVDKIERRQIREGKRPYRRTVPGMELSFPENEVPVDQEVVENSLEPSFSIKQQYSDSEKYVNMGQPNGLYAERPFKCDLETNVQPLVLEPSVKEPLERDPSVVEPLEAQPSVVRTLGVEPSVEEPLEVEPSVVEPLEVEPSMVEPLEVEPAVVETLEMEPSEVEPSGVKPFDFKSSEVEHFDVEPTDLETSDLTVLEGPSMQTDPELDGPALEMEECPLKLFHMYSKISKVTDAKELTVTEGDATVIEAGLETNTQDEGPPPDKAPGRSKHLRFHCSHCQKLYKGGNVVRHTLAHLKLRQTRLSCVFCGKHFRRYNHAKEHVLEHIEELRTSVLNSKIKPAVNGDAKVMEKLNHAPENETKPSDNVTDSPSLADQSPKPRRAKVKPVVSKQSRIIQNLRNLIKKTQNLKCKKDTDNQQVEVKDEQVTVKDKVVIVRDVESEKESQGGEEEEEGKQKQYHLCPAEGCDSIFTRIGPSLLRHAATYHMEDSAVLEKTFQWGKGKCLICQRILLVFEHYRDHMKVHNAPLKQACPHINCSHRFKTVQELKDHMDTHRPLQAPCGYLGCGKIFFTIPSLHEHEWRHYTQPKSKEEVIVSKGMSPDGEAPWKQRVKSQDMTVHGWRGQRETPTPKSRHSDPHEKCIHCSRYLWNHQHFVDHIKIHDAPLKQLCLHLNCGQRFSRTQLLWEHMDTHRPLQALCGYPGCGLTFSRLPLLHDHEWRHYSKDKPPEPTGKETLAGDTNGNNDGHMETSDTGGAAVTTPTQHTPPKPINGCDGEDNKDQAPETADPAMSQIATNTIPPARILQTFTETMTMREVDNIITLAQVMPGGEEPVIAEHKTFKPEDPSYLPLAKAPLIRPPPSTYLNEAALSMRKRRKPGEAASEGLVKKSKAAVKSVLGKKNVPERAVAEKEVPPQRQRCSKCFSSFTSPEDLEKHISLNTCSSLFSFDSDDDS; translated from the exons ATGGCGGATGGGGAAAGTGATTTGGAAACAGACAGGTTAGAATTGGAACTGGAGACTTTGTACATATACTCTAACGACAACTGTTCAGTGCAAAGCAAGGAATATTGCTATGAGTTTTGTAAG CTGGTGGAGGAGCATACCGAGAGATTGCAGGTGCCTCTGCCCCAGCTGAAGGTGCTGCGGACGGCTCTTACCTGCTTCACCAGAGCCACTTCTGCGTACCCCGACGATTGTCAGCATGTCTGCTATGCTCTCAGCAGTCTAGCATT GAGCTTTTTTGAGCTGATGCTGTTCTTTGGTAAAGAAGAGTTTCAAGAGGCTCCATTGAAGGACATACTTGCTTCATTTCAG GCCTGCCACCACCGCCTGCTGAGACACAGGAACATTTACCTGCTGCAAGTGAGGCAAGTAATCAAAGATGGTGGACCCTGGGAGAGACCGACTCTACAGGCAATCCTGAAAGACACTGGTATCACACAAACAGAAG TGGAGAAGTATCTGAGCTCAGAGAAGCCTGTGTTCTTTGAGCTGCGTGTTCGCTACCTGCAGGCTTGTGAGCGTGTGCAGGAAGCTATGGCCCTGGCTAAGAGCTGCTTGGAGCACCCAGTGGTGGGAAGGCACCTGTTCTTTCACCAGGCCTATCTCACTTGCCTGTATAAGGCCTCGCTGCACGAACACCTGAACAAAGAG ATAGCTGAGCTAGATGGCAGAGATGCTGTAGAGATCATTTGTAACACAGAGAGCCAAGAAAAAGATGAGCTGCTGCTTTCTCTGTGCAAAGCCTTCCTCAGTCAACAGCTACACAATGGAGACATGTACTACATCTG GGATCTGGTGTTCCTCTGGAGCAGACTGTACCTCAGGGCCCATCCCTCTAAGCAGAGCTTTCTGTTTGAGTGTCGTCAGCTGATGCTCTCCGCCATCAATGCCAGAGCCATCTTCCCCTTCATCAAAGTGATCACTGCAGAG ATGGGCAGTGAGGGAGTGCCGCTGTGTGTGGAGCTTTGTGCTACAGCGCTGCAGACAGACCTCCAGTCTGACCCTGTGACACGCTGCCTGCTGTGTAAGGCCATCGCCTTCCTGCTCCCCAGCGACCTGGAGGTGTGTCGCCTCTGTGCCCTGCTGGTGTTTTGCCTGGAGCGCAGTGTGGAGGCCTACAAGACCGTGTATCTGCTCTACACACACCCCGATGAGGAGCCCCACCACACCCCTGTCAGAACCAACATCCGCTTCTATGTCCTACAG GTGCTGAAGGAAGGGCTGTTCTTTGACCCAGAGTTCTGGAATCTGCTCACACTGAGAACACACTGCCTGGAGTTGATTACTGACAAGGCCATGAGAGACGCTCTTAACGAgctgagggaggaggaggagtgggagcaGGTGGAGGAGGAATGGATTCCCAGTTActggatggaggaggagacatGCAGAATACACACCGATTCCCCACATCTCCACGTGAATGCCAACACGGCACTGGAGAGCTGTAAGACAACAGACCCGGCgcctggagagggagagggtggggaCCTCCCTgtaaggaggaggaagaagagaaggTGGATGAGGAGAACGAGGTGTAGGTCTGATGTCGACTGTGCTGATGATCCGGATATTAATTTGTCCGTCAAACACAATCACAGTTTTGAAAACTCTGTTAAGCCGCCTGCCAACCGGCAAAGGGAATACCTGGCCAGGCACGTAAAGAACAAAATCCTTAAGAGGCGCGGCAGAAAACCAAGATGGCTACTTCTGGAGGTGACCAGACAAACCGAGAACAAGTCCCAGAGGGGGACCAGGGTGAAGGGAAGGGAGGGAATGAGATTGAGAGGACCACCAGGTATTGAAGAGAGGAGGGACGGAGGGGAGGATAAAAGTGAGAGAGAAGTGGTAAAGGGGGAAGGGGAAAAAAGGGGCCGTAAAAAGGTGGACAAGATAGAGAGGAGGCAGATAAGGGAGGGCAAGAGACCTTACCGTAGGACTGTACCTGGCATGGAGCTGTCCTTCCCTGAAAACGAAGTGCCTGTGGACCAGGAGGTGGTAGAGAACAGTCTAGAACCCAGTTTTAGTATTAAACAGCAGTACAGTGATTCTGAAAAATACGTTAACATGGGACAGCCTAATGGTCTGTATGCTGAAAGACCGTTTAAGTGTGACCTGGAAACAAATGTACAGCCTTTAGTGTTAGAGCCTTCTGTGAAAGAGCCTTTAGAAAGGGATCCTTCGGTTGTAGAGCCCCTAGAAGCTCAGCCTTCAGTGGTACGGACTTTGGGAGTTGAGCCTTCAGTGGAAGAGCCTTTGGAGGTTGAGCCTTCAGTGGTAGAGCCTTTGGAGGTTGAGCCTTCAATGGTGGAGCCTTTGGAAGTTGAGCCTGCAGTGGTAGAGACCTTGGAAATGGAACCTTCAGAGGTAGAGCCTTCAGGTGTAAAGCCTTTCGACTTCAAATCTTCAGAGGTAGAGCATTTTGATGTAGAGCCTACAGACCTGGAGACTTCAGACTTAACGGTTTTAGAAGGTCCCAGCATGCAGACCGATCCAGAGCTGGACGGTCCAGCCTTGGAGATGGAGGAGTGCCCACTGAAACTGTTCCACATGTACTCCAAAATCTCTAAAGTGACGGATGCTAAGGAACTAACTGTGACAGAGGGTGATGCCACAGTGATAGAGGCGGGGCTAGAAACCAACACTCAG GATGAGGGCCCACCACCAGACAAGGCTCCAGGTCGTTCCAAGCACCTACGCTTCCACTGCAGCCACTGCCAGAAGCTCTACAAGGGAGGCAATGTGGTGAGACACACCCTGGCTCACCTGAAGCTAAGACAGACCAGGCTCAGCTGTGTCTTTtgtggaaaacacttcagacGGTACAATCACGCCAAGGAACATGTTCTAGAGCACATAGAGGAACTGAGAACCTCCGTGCTCAATAGCAAGATCAAACCTGCTGTTAATGGGGATGCAAAGGTTATGGAGAAGCTTAATCATGCTCCAGAGAATGAGACTAAACCCAGTGACAATGTGACTGATTCTCCGTCTCTGGCGGACCAGTCTCCCAAACCCAGACGTGCTAAAGTCAAGCCAGTGGTCAGCAAGCAGAGTCGAATCATCCAGAACCTGAGAAACCTGATCAAAAAGACCCAGAATCTGAAGTGTAAAAAAGACACGGATAACCAGCAGGTGGAGGTGAAGGACGAGCAGGTGACCGTGAAGGACAAAGTGGTGATCGTAAGAGACGTGGAGTCGGAGAAAGAGAGCCAGggcggggaggaggaggaggaggggaaacAGAAGCAGTACCACCTGTGCCCCGCCGAGGGTTGTGACAGCATCTTTACCAGGATTGGCCCGTCGCTGCTGAGGCACGCTGCTACCTACCACATGGAAGACTCTGCTGTCCTGGAGAAGACTTTCCAGTGGGGGAAGGGGAAATGCCTGATCTGTCAGAG GATCCTGTTGGTGTTCGAGCACTACAGAGACCACATGAAGGTTCACAATGCTCCACTGAAACAGGCCTGCCCTCACATAAACTGTAGCCATCGCTTCAAGACCGTCCAGGAGCTCAAAGACCACATGGACACCCACCGGCCACTCCAAGCCCCCTGTGGTTACTTGGGCTGTGGGAAGATCTTCTTTACGATCCCCTCTCTCCATGAACATGAGTGGAGACATTACACCCAGCCCAAGTCTAAAGAGGAGGTAATTGTGTCCAAAGGGATGAGCCCTGACGGTGAAGCCCCCTGGAAACAGAGGGTGAAGAGCCAGGATATGACCGTGCATGGCTGGAggggacaaagagagacacCAACTCCTAAATCCAGGCACTCTGATCCACATGAGAAGTGCATTCACTGTAGCAG GTAcctttggaaccaccaacacttTGTCGACCACATTAAGATCCACGATGCCCCCCTGAAGCAGTTGTGTCTCCACCTGAACTGTGGCCAGCGTTTCTCCAGAACCCAACTGCTCTGGGAGCATATGGACACCCACCGGCCTCTCCAGGCCCTCTGTGGGTACCCTGGCTGTGGGCTGACCTTCTCGCGCCTCCCTTTGCTCCACGACCACGAGTGGCGACACTACAGTAAAGACAAGCCCCCAGAACCAACCGGAAAGGAGACTCTGGCGGGGGACACCAATGGCAACAACGACGGCCACATGGAGACTTCAGATACCGGCGGTGCTGCCGTCACCACGCCAACGCAGCACACACCACCGAAACCCATCAACGGCTGTGATGGAGAGGACAACAAAGACCAAGCCCCTGAGACAGCCGACCCTGCCATGTCCCAAATCGCCACAAACACAATCCCCCCTGCCAGAATCCTCCAGACGTTCACCGAGACCATGACCATGAGGGAAGTGGACAATATCATCACTTTGGCCCAGGTGATGCCCGGTGGCGAGGAACCAGTCATTGCAGAACACAAAACTTTCAAACCAGAGGATCCTTCCTACTTACCCCTGGCCAAAGCTCCCCTCATCCGCCCACCCCCCTCCACGTACCTAAACGAGGCAGCCCTGAGCATGCGCAAGCGCAGGAAGCCCGGCGAAGCAGCTTCTGAAGGGCTTGTCAAAAAGAGCAAGGCCGCGGTGAAGAGTGTGCTGGGGAAGAAGAACGTTCCGGAAAGGGCTGTGGCTGAGAAGGAGGTCCCTCCTCAGAGACAGCGCTGCTCCAAGTGTTTCTCCTCCTTCACCAGTCCCGAGGACCTGGAGAAGCACATCTCCCTAAACACTTGCTCGTCCCTCTTCAGCTTTGACTCCGATGATGACA GTTAG
- the LOC105016401 gene encoding uncharacterized protein LOC105016401 isoform X1, with translation MADGESDLETDRLELELETLYIYSNDNCSVQSKEYCYEFCKLVEEHTERLQVPLPQLKVLRTALTCFTRATSAYPDDCQHVCYALSSLALSFFELMLFFGKEEFQEAPLKDILASFQACHHRLLRHRNIYLLQVRQVIKDGGPWERPTLQAILKDTGITQTEVEKYLSSEKPVFFELRVRYLQACERVQEAMALAKSCLEHPVVGRHLFFHQAYLTCLYKASLHEHLNKEIAELDGRDAVEIICNTESQEKDELLLSLCKAFLSQQLHNGDMYYIWDLVFLWSRLYLRAHPSKQSFLFECRQLMLSAINARAIFPFIKVITAEMGSEGVPLCVELCATALQTDLQSDPVTRCLLCKAIAFLLPSDLEVCRLCALLVFCLERSVEAYKTVYLLYTHPDEEPHHTPVRTNIRFYVLQVLKEGLFFDPEFWNLLTLRTHCLELITDKAMRDALNELREEEEWEQVEEEWIPSYWMEEETCRIHTDSPHLHVNANTALESCKTTDPAPGEGEGGDLPVRRRKKRRWMRRTRCRSDVDCADDPDINLSVKHNHSFENSVKPPANRQREYLARHVKNKILKRRGRKPRWLLLEVTRQTENKSQRGTRVKGREGMRLRGPPGIEERRDGGEDKSEREVVKGEGEKRGRKKVDKIERRQIREGKRPYRRTVPGMELSFPENEVPVDQEVVENSLEPSFSIKQQYSDSEKYVNMGQPNGLYAERPFKCDLETNVQPLVLEPSVKEPLERDPSVVEPLEAQPSVVRTLGVEPSVEEPLEVEPSVVEPLEVEPSMVEPLEVEPAVVETLEMEPSEVEPSGVKPFDFKSSEVEHFDVEPTDLETSDLTVLEGPSMQTDPELDGPALEMEECPLKLFHMYSKISKVTDAKELTVTEGDATVIEAGLETNTQDEGPPPDKAPGRSKHLRFHCSHCQKLYKGGNVVRHTLAHLKLRQTRLSCVFCGKHFRRYNHAKEHVLEHIEELRTSVLNSKIKPAVNGDAKVMEKLNHAPENETKPSDNVTDSPSLADQSPKPRRAKVKPVVSKQSRIIQNLRNLIKKTQNLKCKKDTDNQQVEVKDEQVTVKDKVVIVRDVESEKESQGGEEEEEGKQKQYHLCPAEGCDSIFTRIGPSLLRHAATYHMEDSAVLEKTFQWGKGKCLICQRILLVFEHYRDHMKVHNAPLKQACPHINCSHRFKTVQELKDHMDTHRPLQAPCGYLGCGKIFFTIPSLHEHEWRHYTQPKSKEEVIVSKGMSPDGEAPWKQRVKSQDMTVHGWRGQRETPTPKSRHSDPHEKCIHCSRYLWNHQHFVDHIKIHDAPLKQLCLHLNCGQRFSRTQLLWEHMDTHRPLQALCGYPGCGLTFSRLPLLHDHEWRHYSKDKPPEPTGKETLAGDTNGNNDGHMETSDTGGAAVTTPTQHTPPKPINGCDGEDNKDQAPETADPAMSQIATNTIPPARILQTFTETMTMREVDNIITLAQVMPGGEEPVIAEHKTFKPEDPSYLPLAKAPLIRPPPSTYLNEAALSMRKRRKPGEAASEGLVKKSKAAVKSVLGKKNVPERAVAEKEVPPQRQRCSKCFSSFTSPEDLEKHISLNTCSSLFSFDSDDDSK, from the exons ATGGCGGATGGGGAAAGTGATTTGGAAACAGACAGGTTAGAATTGGAACTGGAGACTTTGTACATATACTCTAACGACAACTGTTCAGTGCAAAGCAAGGAATATTGCTATGAGTTTTGTAAG CTGGTGGAGGAGCATACCGAGAGATTGCAGGTGCCTCTGCCCCAGCTGAAGGTGCTGCGGACGGCTCTTACCTGCTTCACCAGAGCCACTTCTGCGTACCCCGACGATTGTCAGCATGTCTGCTATGCTCTCAGCAGTCTAGCATT GAGCTTTTTTGAGCTGATGCTGTTCTTTGGTAAAGAAGAGTTTCAAGAGGCTCCATTGAAGGACATACTTGCTTCATTTCAG GCCTGCCACCACCGCCTGCTGAGACACAGGAACATTTACCTGCTGCAAGTGAGGCAAGTAATCAAAGATGGTGGACCCTGGGAGAGACCGACTCTACAGGCAATCCTGAAAGACACTGGTATCACACAAACAGAAG TGGAGAAGTATCTGAGCTCAGAGAAGCCTGTGTTCTTTGAGCTGCGTGTTCGCTACCTGCAGGCTTGTGAGCGTGTGCAGGAAGCTATGGCCCTGGCTAAGAGCTGCTTGGAGCACCCAGTGGTGGGAAGGCACCTGTTCTTTCACCAGGCCTATCTCACTTGCCTGTATAAGGCCTCGCTGCACGAACACCTGAACAAAGAG ATAGCTGAGCTAGATGGCAGAGATGCTGTAGAGATCATTTGTAACACAGAGAGCCAAGAAAAAGATGAGCTGCTGCTTTCTCTGTGCAAAGCCTTCCTCAGTCAACAGCTACACAATGGAGACATGTACTACATCTG GGATCTGGTGTTCCTCTGGAGCAGACTGTACCTCAGGGCCCATCCCTCTAAGCAGAGCTTTCTGTTTGAGTGTCGTCAGCTGATGCTCTCCGCCATCAATGCCAGAGCCATCTTCCCCTTCATCAAAGTGATCACTGCAGAG ATGGGCAGTGAGGGAGTGCCGCTGTGTGTGGAGCTTTGTGCTACAGCGCTGCAGACAGACCTCCAGTCTGACCCTGTGACACGCTGCCTGCTGTGTAAGGCCATCGCCTTCCTGCTCCCCAGCGACCTGGAGGTGTGTCGCCTCTGTGCCCTGCTGGTGTTTTGCCTGGAGCGCAGTGTGGAGGCCTACAAGACCGTGTATCTGCTCTACACACACCCCGATGAGGAGCCCCACCACACCCCTGTCAGAACCAACATCCGCTTCTATGTCCTACAG GTGCTGAAGGAAGGGCTGTTCTTTGACCCAGAGTTCTGGAATCTGCTCACACTGAGAACACACTGCCTGGAGTTGATTACTGACAAGGCCATGAGAGACGCTCTTAACGAgctgagggaggaggaggagtgggagcaGGTGGAGGAGGAATGGATTCCCAGTTActggatggaggaggagacatGCAGAATACACACCGATTCCCCACATCTCCACGTGAATGCCAACACGGCACTGGAGAGCTGTAAGACAACAGACCCGGCgcctggagagggagagggtggggaCCTCCCTgtaaggaggaggaagaagagaaggTGGATGAGGAGAACGAGGTGTAGGTCTGATGTCGACTGTGCTGATGATCCGGATATTAATTTGTCCGTCAAACACAATCACAGTTTTGAAAACTCTGTTAAGCCGCCTGCCAACCGGCAAAGGGAATACCTGGCCAGGCACGTAAAGAACAAAATCCTTAAGAGGCGCGGCAGAAAACCAAGATGGCTACTTCTGGAGGTGACCAGACAAACCGAGAACAAGTCCCAGAGGGGGACCAGGGTGAAGGGAAGGGAGGGAATGAGATTGAGAGGACCACCAGGTATTGAAGAGAGGAGGGACGGAGGGGAGGATAAAAGTGAGAGAGAAGTGGTAAAGGGGGAAGGGGAAAAAAGGGGCCGTAAAAAGGTGGACAAGATAGAGAGGAGGCAGATAAGGGAGGGCAAGAGACCTTACCGTAGGACTGTACCTGGCATGGAGCTGTCCTTCCCTGAAAACGAAGTGCCTGTGGACCAGGAGGTGGTAGAGAACAGTCTAGAACCCAGTTTTAGTATTAAACAGCAGTACAGTGATTCTGAAAAATACGTTAACATGGGACAGCCTAATGGTCTGTATGCTGAAAGACCGTTTAAGTGTGACCTGGAAACAAATGTACAGCCTTTAGTGTTAGAGCCTTCTGTGAAAGAGCCTTTAGAAAGGGATCCTTCGGTTGTAGAGCCCCTAGAAGCTCAGCCTTCAGTGGTACGGACTTTGGGAGTTGAGCCTTCAGTGGAAGAGCCTTTGGAGGTTGAGCCTTCAGTGGTAGAGCCTTTGGAGGTTGAGCCTTCAATGGTGGAGCCTTTGGAAGTTGAGCCTGCAGTGGTAGAGACCTTGGAAATGGAACCTTCAGAGGTAGAGCCTTCAGGTGTAAAGCCTTTCGACTTCAAATCTTCAGAGGTAGAGCATTTTGATGTAGAGCCTACAGACCTGGAGACTTCAGACTTAACGGTTTTAGAAGGTCCCAGCATGCAGACCGATCCAGAGCTGGACGGTCCAGCCTTGGAGATGGAGGAGTGCCCACTGAAACTGTTCCACATGTACTCCAAAATCTCTAAAGTGACGGATGCTAAGGAACTAACTGTGACAGAGGGTGATGCCACAGTGATAGAGGCGGGGCTAGAAACCAACACTCAG GATGAGGGCCCACCACCAGACAAGGCTCCAGGTCGTTCCAAGCACCTACGCTTCCACTGCAGCCACTGCCAGAAGCTCTACAAGGGAGGCAATGTGGTGAGACACACCCTGGCTCACCTGAAGCTAAGACAGACCAGGCTCAGCTGTGTCTTTtgtggaaaacacttcagacGGTACAATCACGCCAAGGAACATGTTCTAGAGCACATAGAGGAACTGAGAACCTCCGTGCTCAATAGCAAGATCAAACCTGCTGTTAATGGGGATGCAAAGGTTATGGAGAAGCTTAATCATGCTCCAGAGAATGAGACTAAACCCAGTGACAATGTGACTGATTCTCCGTCTCTGGCGGACCAGTCTCCCAAACCCAGACGTGCTAAAGTCAAGCCAGTGGTCAGCAAGCAGAGTCGAATCATCCAGAACCTGAGAAACCTGATCAAAAAGACCCAGAATCTGAAGTGTAAAAAAGACACGGATAACCAGCAGGTGGAGGTGAAGGACGAGCAGGTGACCGTGAAGGACAAAGTGGTGATCGTAAGAGACGTGGAGTCGGAGAAAGAGAGCCAGggcggggaggaggaggaggaggggaaacAGAAGCAGTACCACCTGTGCCCCGCCGAGGGTTGTGACAGCATCTTTACCAGGATTGGCCCGTCGCTGCTGAGGCACGCTGCTACCTACCACATGGAAGACTCTGCTGTCCTGGAGAAGACTTTCCAGTGGGGGAAGGGGAAATGCCTGATCTGTCAGAG GATCCTGTTGGTGTTCGAGCACTACAGAGACCACATGAAGGTTCACAATGCTCCACTGAAACAGGCCTGCCCTCACATAAACTGTAGCCATCGCTTCAAGACCGTCCAGGAGCTCAAAGACCACATGGACACCCACCGGCCACTCCAAGCCCCCTGTGGTTACTTGGGCTGTGGGAAGATCTTCTTTACGATCCCCTCTCTCCATGAACATGAGTGGAGACATTACACCCAGCCCAAGTCTAAAGAGGAGGTAATTGTGTCCAAAGGGATGAGCCCTGACGGTGAAGCCCCCTGGAAACAGAGGGTGAAGAGCCAGGATATGACCGTGCATGGCTGGAggggacaaagagagacacCAACTCCTAAATCCAGGCACTCTGATCCACATGAGAAGTGCATTCACTGTAGCAG GTAcctttggaaccaccaacacttTGTCGACCACATTAAGATCCACGATGCCCCCCTGAAGCAGTTGTGTCTCCACCTGAACTGTGGCCAGCGTTTCTCCAGAACCCAACTGCTCTGGGAGCATATGGACACCCACCGGCCTCTCCAGGCCCTCTGTGGGTACCCTGGCTGTGGGCTGACCTTCTCGCGCCTCCCTTTGCTCCACGACCACGAGTGGCGACACTACAGTAAAGACAAGCCCCCAGAACCAACCGGAAAGGAGACTCTGGCGGGGGACACCAATGGCAACAACGACGGCCACATGGAGACTTCAGATACCGGCGGTGCTGCCGTCACCACGCCAACGCAGCACACACCACCGAAACCCATCAACGGCTGTGATGGAGAGGACAACAAAGACCAAGCCCCTGAGACAGCCGACCCTGCCATGTCCCAAATCGCCACAAACACAATCCCCCCTGCCAGAATCCTCCAGACGTTCACCGAGACCATGACCATGAGGGAAGTGGACAATATCATCACTTTGGCCCAGGTGATGCCCGGTGGCGAGGAACCAGTCATTGCAGAACACAAAACTTTCAAACCAGAGGATCCTTCCTACTTACCCCTGGCCAAAGCTCCCCTCATCCGCCCACCCCCCTCCACGTACCTAAACGAGGCAGCCCTGAGCATGCGCAAGCGCAGGAAGCCCGGCGAAGCAGCTTCTGAAGGGCTTGTCAAAAAGAGCAAGGCCGCGGTGAAGAGTGTGCTGGGGAAGAAGAACGTTCCGGAAAGGGCTGTGGCTGAGAAGGAGGTCCCTCCTCAGAGACAGCGCTGCTCCAAGTGTTTCTCCTCCTTCACCAGTCCCGAGGACCTGGAGAAGCACATCTCCCTAAACACTTGCTCGTCCCTCTTCAGCTTTGACTCCGATGATGACAGTAAGTAG